The proteins below are encoded in one region of Aeromonas jandaei:
- a CDS encoding YcgJ family protein: MFKRSAALVALLLIGGVHAAPAVFSPAAKVVCDKKGGYCADPQGISIGLTRAHLGVQAASRLQKNLQGADPGSYTLSNGVHCESSEKQCYKDRYFPRTKESHFTAILFKQGK, from the coding sequence ATGTTCAAACGCTCGGCTGCGCTGGTGGCGCTGCTGCTAATCGGGGGCGTTCACGCGGCTCCGGCCGTTTTCTCGCCCGCCGCCAAGGTGGTGTGCGACAAGAAGGGCGGCTATTGCGCCGACCCGCAGGGGATCTCCATCGGCCTGACCCGCGCCCATCTCGGGGTGCAGGCGGCCAGCCGTTTGCAGAAGAACCTGCAGGGGGCCGACCCTGGCAGCTACACCCTGAGCAACGGGGTACATTGCGAGAGCAGTGAGAAGCAGTGCTACAAGGATCGCTACTTCCCGCGCACCAAAGAGAGCCACTTTACCGCCATCCTCTTCAAGCAGGGCAAGTAA
- a CDS encoding DUF1349 domain-containing protein, with amino-acid sequence MMEGTQWRWLNEPAEWHQTSDGLQVVTDQQTDFWRSTWYGFERHSGHVYGCEVAGEFTFQVCVEGEFTTLYDQAGLMLLQDDAHWLKAGIEYNDDQPMIGSVLTNPRSDWATGIFSGNPRRFWLRLTRLADCLRLQYSTDGKVWPLLRLAPFPPSESCFIGVMCCTPERQGLAVRFSDLRLTAPLGKALHDLG; translated from the coding sequence ATGATGGAAGGGACGCAGTGGCGCTGGCTCAATGAGCCTGCCGAATGGCACCAGACCAGCGATGGTTTGCAGGTGGTGACAGACCAGCAGACCGATTTTTGGCGTAGCACCTGGTATGGCTTCGAGCGCCACAGCGGCCATGTTTACGGCTGCGAGGTGGCGGGTGAGTTTACCTTTCAGGTCTGCGTCGAGGGGGAGTTCACCACCCTCTACGATCAGGCGGGGTTGATGCTGCTGCAAGACGACGCGCACTGGCTCAAGGCCGGTATCGAGTACAACGACGATCAGCCGATGATCGGCAGCGTGCTGACCAATCCGCGCTCTGACTGGGCCACCGGCATTTTCAGCGGCAATCCGCGCCGTTTCTGGCTGCGGCTGACCCGGCTGGCGGACTGTTTGCGCCTGCAATACTCCACCGATGGCAAGGTGTGGCCGCTGCTGCGCCTCGCCCCGTTTCCGCCAAGCGAGAGTTGCTTTATCGGGGTGATGTGCTGCACACCGGAGCGGCAGGGACTGGCGGTGCGTTTCTCTGATTTGCGCCTCACTGCGCCCCTTGGCAAGGCGCTGCACGACCTCGGCTAG
- the rimO gene encoding 30S ribosomal protein S12 methylthiotransferase RimO, whose product MSNTKQAPKVGFVSLGCPKNLVDSERILTQLRTEGYDVVPSYDDAELVVVNTCGFIDSAVQESLEAIGEALAENGKVIVTGCLGAKENQIREIHPKVLEITGPHAYEEVLGHVHKYVEKPQHNPFTSLVPAHGVKLTPRHYAYLKISEGCNHRCTFCIIPSMRGDLVSRPIGDVLAEAKRLKEAGVKELLVISQDTSAYGVDVKHRTGFYDGMPVKTSMVALCEELAKLDIWVRLHYVYPYPHVDDVIPLMRDGKILPYLDIPLQHASPRILKLMKRPGSVERTLERIQKWREICPQITLRSTFIVGFPGETEEDFQMLLDFIDKAELDRVGCFKYSPVEGALANELPDPVPEEVQEERFQRFMELQQQVSIRKLARKVGQEMTVIIDEVDEEGATGRSFADAPEIDGLVYLNGETGLKPGDMVKVRIDESDEYDLWASLIG is encoded by the coding sequence ATGTCCAACACAAAACAGGCCCCCAAAGTAGGATTCGTCTCCCTGGGTTGCCCGAAAAACCTGGTCGATTCCGAGCGCATCCTGACCCAGCTGCGTACCGAAGGGTACGACGTGGTGCCCAGCTATGACGATGCCGAGCTGGTTGTCGTCAACACCTGTGGCTTTATCGACAGTGCAGTGCAGGAGTCGCTCGAAGCGATCGGCGAAGCGCTGGCCGAGAACGGCAAGGTGATCGTCACCGGCTGCCTTGGCGCCAAAGAGAATCAGATCCGCGAGATCCACCCCAAGGTGCTCGAGATCACCGGCCCCCACGCCTATGAAGAGGTGCTGGGTCACGTCCACAAATATGTGGAGAAGCCGCAGCACAACCCCTTCACCAGTCTGGTTCCGGCCCACGGCGTCAAGCTGACCCCGCGCCACTACGCCTATCTGAAGATTTCCGAAGGGTGCAACCACCGCTGCACCTTCTGCATCATCCCCTCCATGCGCGGGGATCTGGTGAGCCGCCCCATCGGCGACGTGCTGGCCGAAGCCAAGCGCCTGAAAGAGGCCGGCGTGAAGGAGCTGCTGGTGATCTCCCAGGACACCTCCGCCTACGGCGTCGATGTGAAGCACCGCACCGGTTTCTACGACGGCATGCCGGTCAAGACCAGCATGGTTGCCCTGTGCGAAGAGCTGGCCAAGCTCGATATCTGGGTACGTCTGCACTACGTCTACCCCTACCCGCACGTGGATGACGTCATCCCGCTGATGCGCGATGGCAAGATCCTGCCCTACCTCGACATCCCGCTGCAGCACGCCAGCCCGCGCATCCTCAAACTGATGAAGCGCCCGGGTTCGGTCGAGCGTACGCTGGAGCGGATCCAGAAGTGGCGCGAGATCTGCCCGCAGATCACCCTGCGCTCCACCTTTATCGTCGGCTTCCCGGGCGAGACCGAGGAAGATTTCCAGATGCTGCTCGACTTCATCGACAAGGCGGAGCTGGATCGCGTCGGTTGCTTCAAATACAGCCCGGTCGAAGGGGCACTGGCCAACGAGCTGCCGGATCCGGTGCCGGAAGAGGTTCAGGAAGAGCGCTTCCAGCGCTTTATGGAGCTGCAACAGCAGGTCTCCATCCGCAAGCTGGCCCGTAAAGTGGGTCAGGAGATGACCGTTATCATCGACGAAGTGGACGAAGAGGGCGCCACTGGCCGCTCTTTTGCCGATGCACCGGAGATCGATGGTCTGGTTTACCTCAACGGCGAAACCGGCCTCAAGCCGGGGGACATGGTCAAGGTGCGGATCGACGAATCCGACGAATATGACCTGTGGGCCAGCCTGATTGGCTAA
- a CDS encoding HD domain-containing phosphohydrolase, with protein sequence MESSFGERMQSVHATLRERFDKLSRVAIAIYDPHTDQLKTFAHSTEGHSPLVQYEVKLSDVPSLRYLAEHHHTRVLGNLDVLRDSASEHSRKLLEAGYSSSYTEPLLFNSKLFGFLFCDAMEPDYFNEPIRSELSAYAQMLSAIIAVEFFSIQTLGGALTTAREFSRYRDEETANHLHRMSAYSRLIARTLAPVTGLSDEEVEFVYLFSGLHDIGKIAVPDGILLKPGKLTPEEFEIMKSHPGKGQEMINLMISEFGLDGIHHTDMLTNIIASHHERFDGTGYPLGLAGEEIPLAARIVAVADVFDALTSERPYKQPWPFETAFAYLEEHAGSQFDPACVAAALRNKAEFYTIYQQYQDPATTPETDEAKPAE encoded by the coding sequence ATGGAGAGTTCATTTGGCGAAAGGATGCAGAGCGTACACGCCACCCTCAGGGAGCGTTTTGACAAGCTGAGCCGGGTGGCCATCGCGATCTACGACCCTCATACCGATCAGCTCAAGACCTTTGCCCACAGCACCGAAGGCCACTCTCCGCTGGTGCAGTACGAGGTGAAGCTGAGCGATGTGCCCTCCCTGCGCTATCTGGCGGAGCACCACCACACCCGCGTGCTCGGCAATCTCGATGTTCTGCGTGACTCTGCATCGGAGCACAGCCGCAAGCTGCTGGAGGCGGGCTATTCCTCCAGCTATACCGAGCCGCTGTTGTTCAACAGCAAGCTGTTTGGCTTTCTGTTTTGCGATGCCATGGAGCCGGACTATTTCAACGAGCCGATCCGAAGCGAGCTGTCAGCCTATGCCCAGATGCTCTCGGCCATCATCGCCGTCGAGTTTTTCTCCATTCAGACCCTTGGCGGGGCGCTGACCACGGCGCGGGAGTTCAGCCGCTATCGGGATGAGGAGACCGCCAACCATCTGCACCGGATGTCGGCCTACTCCCGGCTGATCGCCAGAACCCTGGCCCCTGTCACTGGCCTCAGCGATGAGGAGGTGGAGTTTGTCTATCTCTTCTCCGGGCTGCACGACATCGGCAAGATTGCGGTGCCGGACGGCATCCTGCTCAAGCCGGGCAAGCTGACCCCGGAAGAGTTCGAGATCATGAAGAGCCACCCCGGCAAGGGGCAGGAGATGATTAACCTGATGATCAGCGAGTTTGGCCTCGACGGCATTCACCACACCGACATGCTGACCAATATCATCGCCAGCCATCACGAGCGCTTCGACGGCACCGGCTATCCGCTGGGGCTGGCGGGGGAGGAGATCCCGCTGGCGGCGCGCATCGTGGCGGTGGCCGATGTGTTTGATGCTCTGACCAGCGAGCGCCCCTACAAGCAGCCCTGGCCGTTCGAGACGGCCTTTGCCTATCTGGAGGAGCATGCCGGCAGCCAGTTTGATCCCGCCTGTGTCGCCGCGGCCCTGCGCAACAAGGCCGAGTTTTATACCATCTATCAGCAGTATCAGGATCCGGCCACTACGCCGGAG